The proteins below come from a single Triticum aestivum cultivar Chinese Spring chromosome 5D, IWGSC CS RefSeq v2.1, whole genome shotgun sequence genomic window:
- the LOC123123806 gene encoding B-cell receptor-associated protein 31 — MIPLLFLVLFAEGAVALLLMVKIGPLRELAMRGVEQVKTGKGPATVKTLACTLSVILMSSVAAIVRIQNRGHKIGNVSPMDQVLWRTHLLEASLIGYTLFLAFVIDRLHHYLQKLITLRKSANTSREEVEKLQMENRSLREKEEKSTSEMKKLQQDMAKLSEDMKKLKSESEDHQRKASDAEAHVNALQKQSEELLLEYDRLLEDNQILQSQLHYKG, encoded by the exons ATGATCCCGCTGCTGTTCCTGGTGCTGTTCGCGGAGGGGGCGGTGGCGCTGCTGCTCATGGTCAAGATCGGGCCGCTGCGGGAGCTGGCGATGCGGGGCGTGGAGCAGGTCAAGACCGGCAAGGGCCCCGCCACCGTCAAGACGCTCGCCTGCACGCTCTCCGTCATCCTCATGTCCAGCGTCGCCGCCATCGTCAGGATCCAGAACAGGGGCCACAAGATCGGCAACGTCAGCCCCATGGACCAGGTGCTCTGGAGGACGCACCTCCTCGAGGCATCGCTCATCG GATACACACTATTCCTCGCGTTTGTCATCGACCGGTTGCACCACTACCTTCAGAAGCTCATCACCCTTAGGAAATCAGCCAACACCTCAAgggaggaggtcgagaagctccaAATGGAGAACCGGTCCTTGCGCGAGAAGGAGGAGAAGTCGACCAGCGAGATGAAGAAGCTTCAGCAGGACATGGCCAAGCTGAGCGAGGACATGAAGAAGCTGAAATCCGAGTCCGAAGATCACCAGAGGAAAGCGTCCGATGCAGAGGCCCATGTCAATGCCCTGCAGAAGCAATCTGAAGAGCTGCTCCTCGAGTACGACCGGCTGCTGGAGGACAACCAGATCCTGCAGTCCCAGCTTCACTACAAAGGCTGA
- the LOC123123807 gene encoding actin-related protein 2/3 complex subunit 4 produces the protein MANTLRLYLTCIRNTLEAAMCLQNFPCQEVERHNKPEVELKTSSELLLNPVLICRNEAEKCLVETSINSIRISLKVKQADELENILAKKFLRFLSMRAEAFQVLRRKPVQGYDISFLITNYHCEDMHKHKLIDFIVQFMEDIDKEISELKLSVNTRGRLVATEFLKQFI, from the exons ATG GCCAACACGCTGCGGCTGTACCTCACCTGCATCCGCAACACTCTGGAGGCGGCCATGTGCCTGCAG AATTTCCCTTGCCAAGAGGTCGAGAGGCACAACAAGCCGGAGGTGGAGCTCAA GACTAGCTCTGAACTTCTGCTGAATCCG GTGCTTATATGTCGTAATGAAGCCGAGAAGTGTTTGGTAGAGACTTCAATCAATTCTATCCGTATAAGCTTGAAG GTTAAGCAGGCAGATGAACTGGAAAATATTCTTGCAAAGAAGTTTCTTAGGTTTTTGTCGATGAGGGCAGAGGCATTCCAAGTGTTGAGGAGAAAACCAGTTCAG GGTTATGATATTAGCTTCCTCATAACAAACTACCACTGTGAGGATATGCACAAGCATAAgctcatagatttcattgttcaGTTTATGGAG GACATTGACAAGGAGATCAGCGAGCTCAAGCTGTCGGTGAACACACGTGGCCGGCTGGTGGCAACTGAGTTCCTAAAGCAGTTCATCTGA